Below is a window of uncultured Sphaerochaeta sp. DNA.
AATTAGCACCGAGGACTTTGAAGCGGCACAGGCGATTATTGTCCAGCGTGCTAAAGAAAAGAATATTGTGGCGGATGATGAGAAGTACCTGAGCCGATACCCATTCTCAGGAAAAATAATATGCGCTGAATGCGGTGCTACTTGGAAAAGAAGAACACATACCGCTTGTAAGGCTAAATACTATGCTTACACCTGCAACACTCACCTGAAGGACAAAAATAAGTGCGGCCAGCTTTTTATCAACGAGACGGATTTTGAGGTCGCCTTTGTAAATATGGTGAACAAGCTGATTTTTAGCAAAAAGGTTCTTTTACAACCGTTCCTTAATAGCCTTAAAAGCATTGACCAAGCTAATGCACTTACTCGAATTAACGAGCTTGAGACGGCTTTGGAACAGAACTTTGACCGAAGGCAGGTTCTTACAAACCTTCTTTCAAAGCAGTACATCGAGCCTGCACTATATGCCAAACAGAATAGTGAACTTTTAGCTGAAGCTGAGGAGTTGAGAAATGAAAAGGAAGCCTTGTACCGCTCGGTAAATGGTGAGCTTGAGAATTCGAAAGCAGTAAGCAGGCTCTTAAAGTATGTAAACAATAGTGCAGGACTTGCAGAATTTGATGCAGTTGCCTTTGAGGCACATGTTGACCACATTACTGTTTACACCAGAAGTGAAATAGGCTTCGCACTAAAGTGCGGTTTAACCCTTAAGGAAAGGTTGTGAGAATATGAGTCATGTCCCATACGGATACAGAATCGAAAATGGTAAAGCGGTGATTGATGAAGAAAAAGCAAAGCAAGTAAAGAAGATCTATAAAGCATACCTCTCTGGCCTTGCCTACGTGCCAGCAGCAGAAGCCGCCGGACTTAAGCTTTACCACACAGGTGCAAAGAAGATGATGCAAAATAAGCATTACCTCGGAGACGACTATTACCCGGCGATTATTGATAATGAGACCTTTGTCGCGGCAGAAGCCGAGCGTGTAAAACGACAGGCTAAGCTTGGAAGAGTATTTGATGATAAGCCAGCCAAAGTGAGCAAGATTGCTACAGGTTTTAAGATGCCAAAGGTTCAAATAAAATATGATGATCCTTTTACACAGGCAGAATACGTCTACAGCTTGATAGAAAGCGAGGTGGATGTATGATTTCCTTAGCCAGCAATGTTACGGTTATTCCTGCAAAGAAAACAATCGGTACACAGAAAACAACCGATAAAGTCCAGAAAACACGAGTAGCTGCTTATTGCCGTGTTTCCACTGATAGTGATGAGCAGGAAACCAGCTATGAAACACAGATTGAGCATTACACTTCGTTTATCAATAGTCACCCGGATTGGGTGCTGGCCGGGATATATGCCGATGACGGCATTTCTGGAATGAATACGAAAAAGCGTGATGAATTCCAGCGCATGATTAATGACTGTAACGAAGGCAAGATAGATATGGTTATTACCAAGTCCATCAGCCGATTTGCAAGGAATACGGTTGATTGTCTGAATTATACCAGAGCCCTTAAGAATAAGAACATCGGCGTTTACTTCGAAAAAGAAAATATCAATACGCTCGATGCTAAAGGTGAAGTTCTAATGACAATTATGGCTTCTCTTGCACAGCAAGAAAGTGAGTCATTATCGGCTAACGTTCGTCTGGGTTTGCAGTTCCGATACCAACAAGGAAAAGTTCAGGTCAATCACAACTGGTTCTTGGGATATACCAAAGATGCAGACGGGCACCTCATCATTGATCCAGAGCAAGCTGAAGTCGTTAAGCGCATCTATAGAGAGTACCTTAGCGGTAAGAGCTTCTTACAGATAAAAAGGTCGCTTGAAGCCGATGGAATTCTGAACGGTGCCGGTAATGCAAAATGGCATGAAAGCAATATAAAGCAGATACTTACAAACGAGAAGTACATCGGAGACGCTTTGCTTCAGAAGACCTATACGGTGGATATTCTTGAAAAGAAGCGTGAAGCTAATAAGGGTCAGGTTCCTAAATATTATGTAGAGGACAGTCATGAAGCTATTATTCCAAAGGATATCTTCCTAAAGGTACAGGAGGAAATCGCAAGACGCGCAAACCTTACCAAAGGCACCACAAAGCGCAAACGAATCTATAGTGGCCGCTACGCTTTATCTGGAATAGTGTTCTGCGCTCACTGCGGTGACATCTTCCGCAGAATTAAATGGAACAATCGTGGGTGTAAGTCCACCGTTTGGCGCTGCGTCAGCAGGGTAGAAAAAGATGGTCCAGATTGTACCGCAAGGACTGTTCATGAAGAATTTCTCCATGAGGTAGTTATCAAGGCCATAAACGAAGCGTTCCGGGAAAAGAAAGCAATCCTTCCTCTTTTGCGAGAGAATATCGAGAGTAGTCTGGAGGAAGTCACTTCAAATCAGATTGCAGCGATTGATGAACAGATGAAGTCAATGCAGCAGGAGCTATTGGCAACCGTTAATTCTAAGAATACCGGTGATGAGCTTGGTATGGAGATTAGAAGGCTGCGTGATGAGAAGCAGGCCCTTCAAAATGAGCAGGCATCCCGACAGGATCTGAGAACACGACTCGATGAGATGATGCGTTTCCTTAACGATCTGCCTTGCGAGTTGACTGAATATGAAGAAGATTATGTAAGGACTCTCTTGGAAAAGATAACGGTTTATGATGACTATTTCATTGTGGAATTTAAGTCTGGAATTGAAATCCAAATTGACGAGTAATCGATACAACACTATAACGAAGTGGCTGATGAGATATACCGCTTGCGTGAACTGAGGCAAAATGCATTGGTTGAAAACGCAGTCATGTCAACTCGCAGAATATGATGATCTATTGGTGAGACGGCTTATTGAGAAGTTAACAGTCTTAGATGATAAACTGACTATTGAGTTCAGGCTCAGTGCTGAAATTGATGTAGAAATATAATGCATATAACTAACCGCCAGTCGAGGAGAATTATCCTTTATCTGGCGGTGTTTTAATCGTTAAAACCCTCATCAAGTATAAATAGAAAATACATTGCTCGTTCACTTGAATAACTGTTCAAGTATCTATTGACTTCTTTTTATCGCAGTAGTAAAATTAACATGTGAATAACTGTTCAAGTATGCAATTGAAATAATATCGGAGGTGATAATGTGGCAAGGAAAATTCAACCAACTGAAAGATGTGACTGTGATGTTATACATGAGGAGACTGTTAACCAAGTTCGAGAAAAAATGCCTCAAGAAGAAACCCTATATGATCTTGCGGAGCTATTTAAGGTCTTTGGGGATTCAACAAGAATTAAGATACTCTGGGCGTTAGATGAAGCCGAGATGTGCGTTTGCGATATTGCATTCTTATTGAATATGACCCAATCAGCAATTTCTCATCAGCTAAGAGTCTTAAAGCAGGCTGAACTAGTAAAGAGCAGAAGAGAAGGAAAGATTGTATTCTACTCCCTTGAAGATGAACATGTAAAGCAAATATTTGACCAAGGATTAATTCATATTTCAGAAGAAAGTAAGTAAAGGTGGGGCAGTGATGTTAAAGAAGGAAATAATTTTAGAAGGATTAGATTGTGCAAATTGTGCAGCTAAAATTGAAGATGAGGTTAATAAATTAAATGGAGTCAAAGCCTATATAAACTTCATGAACAAGACATTGACTTTAGAAACTGAATCAGAGCAAGAGTATAAGAATACACTACAGCAGGTTGAAACCATAGTGCACAAGCACGAACCGGATGTGGCAGTGAAAGAAAAATCCATTAGCAAGAGCAATAAAAAAGTATTAATACTTGAAGGACTTGATTGTGCGAATTGTGCTGCAAAGATTGAAGCTCAAACACAAAGCCTTGAAGGAGTAAATAGTGCAACCGTTGATTTTGTTACTAAGAAGCTGACAATTGAAGCGGTCGATAAAAAGGAATTTGGTAAAATTCTTGGAGAAGTAACATCCATTGTAAATAAACTTGAGCCGGATGTTAAAATAGTTGATGCAGAGAAGAAAAAGGTGAACAAAAGCATAGTAATGCTTGAAGGACTTGGATGCGCGAATTGTGCAGCTAAAATGGAAAAAGAAATAAGCGGTTTAGAAGGAGTGGAGTTTGCTGCAGTAGATTTTGTTTCGAAGAAACTAACAATGGAAATAAGTCCGAAAGTCAACCGCACTGAATTAAATGAGAAGATTGAAGGCATTGTAAAAAAAATCGAACCGGATGTAAAGATTGTTTTTGAGAAAGATACATCTAAGGCCAACATAAAAGAAAATAATGAAGAGGAAGAAGAAGGTGTCAACAAAAAAGAAATCATAAGACTTGTGGTCGGTGGAGCAATATTTGCCGTGGGAATCATCTTTAATTTCCAAAATTGGCTTGAGCTTACCTTATTTATTATTAGTTATATTATAGTTGGTGGAGAGGTTGTCTTAAGAGCAATAAAAGGTATTGCCCGTGGACAGGTATTCAGTGAGCATTTTCTAATGAGTATTGCTACCATTGGTGCTTTCTTCGTTGGAGAGTATCCAGAAGGTGTAGCAGTTATGCTGTTCTATCTGGTAGGTGAATTGTTTCAGGATATAGCTGTAGGTCACTCCAGAAAATCAATAAGTGCTTTGATGGATATACGTCCTGACTATGCAAATCTTAAAGTTGGCGATGAGATCAGGAAAGTATCTCCTGAAGAGGTAAACATAGGTGACATCATTATTGTTAAGCCAGGAGAAAAAGTTCCCCTCGATGGCAAGGTTATAGAAGGAAACTCAATGGTTGACACTGCAGCGTTAACAGGGGAATCTGTTCCTCGTGAACTCGAGCCAGGAAACGATGCATTGAGCGGATTCATTAATAAAAATGGCGTTTTGACAATAGAGGTAACAAAGGATTTTGGTGATTCAACTGTATCTAAAATTTTGGATCTGGTTCAGAATGCCAGCAGTAAGAAAGCTCCTACAGAAAAATTTATAACAAAATTTGCGCGTTCCTATACTCCGATTGTAGTTTTTGGAGCATTAGCCTTAGCAATCATACCTCCATTGGTGATCCCCGGTGCAACTTTCTCTACATGGATATATCGAGCCTTAGTGTTCTTAGTTATATCTTGTCCATGTGCGTTAGTAATTTCAATACCATTGGGCTTCTTCGGAGGGATTGGTGGAGCATCGAAGAGAGGTATATTAGTAAAAGGCAGTAACTATCTTGAAGCGTTGAACAATGTGGAAACAGTTGTTTTCGATAAGACGGGAACGCTAACAAAGGGTGTATTTGAAGTTGTGAATATCAACTCTCAAATTGATTTTACAAATGAGGAATTGATTGAATATGCAGCATTTGCTGAAAGTCACTCAAGTCATCCAATTGCACTATCCATTTTGAAAGTCTATAACAAAGATGTCGATATCACTAAAATTGAAGACTATGAGGAAATTGCAGGTCATGGGATTTTAGCTAAAGTTGGTGGTAAAGAGATTCTTGCCGGAAATAGCAAACTGATGAATAAAGAAAACATTAAATATCAGGAAGTTGAGACTCTGGGTACAATAGTACATGTTGCAGTAGACAAGAAATATGCAGGCAATATTGTAATCTCTGACGCAGTGAAGGAAGATTCAGCTGATGCGATTAAAGGATTGAAGGCATTAGGTGTTAGAAATACTGTTATGCTTACTGGTGATTCGAAGGCAGTTGGGGAAAAAATAGCAACCCAACTTGGAATTGACAAGGTGTATACTGAATTGTTACCGGCCGACAAGGTAGAAAAAATTGAGGATCTGGATGCTAAAAAATCTCATAAGGGGAAAATTGTATTTGTTGGAGATGGTATCAATGATGCACCAGTACTTGCGAGAGCTGATATTGGCATGGCAATGGGCGGCTTGGGGTCTGATGCTGCAATTGAAGCAGCTGATATAGTTATCATGACGGATGAACCATCAAAAATTGTCACTGCAATTAAAGTAGCAAAAAGGACTAGGAAAATTGTGATGCAAAACATTGTGTTTGCATTAGGGGTTAAAGCCATATTCCTTGCACTTGGTGCGGTGGGAGTTGCAACTATGTGGGAAGCTGTATTCGCTGACATGGGTGTGGCAATAATCGCAATATTAAATGCAATGAGGGTAATGAATACAAAAAGTATATAAGCCTACATGATTTATTAACCCCTTGATTTATTTCCTCAAAGATAAAATCAAGGGGTATCTGTATTTAAATTTATAAGGAGGAGAAAATGTTCTATATTTTTATTATCACAATAGTGACAGGGATTGATCAGTGGACTAAATATCTTGTAGAAACACAATTAAAACCGATAGGTGCTATACCCATAGTTAAAGATATATTCCATTTGACATATGCAAGGAATACAGGAGCAGCTTTTAGCATATTGAGGGATAAGCAGGCACTTTTAATATTAGTCACAGCCATCGTTGTTGGCGCATTAATATACTATTTGATAAAAATATTAAAGACAGGAGAAGTAGCCTTTAAGCTATCCTTGGCGATAATTATTGGTGGAGCTTTAGGAAATCTTATCGATAGAGTTAGATTGAACTATGTAACCGACTTTCTCGATTTCACACTAATTAATTACCCCATATTTAATTTAGCAGACGTATTTGTAGTTTCAGGAGTTGTCATGCTTTCATATATGCTTTTGTTTAAAGGAGATATGCCCAAAATCTCAAAGATGTGAAATGGGTTTCTGAAAACGCTAAGAAAAAAGGTGTACACCCTCGTTGAGACAGTAGTATTGAAAAGCGCGTCCACCGAAGCTAGCAAATGCTAACAGGTGAAAGTCCTGTAGATCATAGAGAAAGAGAAGAATAAATTTTAGGAGGCAAATGCAGATAGTGGGAAAGGAAACTTTAAGTAATTGTTGTTGCGGAAATTTAGGAGAATCATCTTGTGAGGTAGAAAAGAACAATTTTTGTCCTGTATGCGGAAAACAAGGTACTCTTGTTAAAAATATTACAGTAAAGAATATGGTGCTTAACGAGTTAGTGGAACAAATCGGTGATAACGATTATTATTTATGTATGAATGAGGAATGTGATATTACTTACTACAATACGAAATCTAATATTAAGGTTAATAAACAACAGGTTAAAGTCCCAATATGGTTTAAGAAAGATGCAGATCCGAAGTATGCTTGTTATTGCAACGAAGTTACAGAAGAACAGGTAATTGAAGCAGTTGTAAAGCTTGGCGCGAAAACCGTAAAAGAAGTAAATGCCATCACGGGAGCAATGAAAAATTCTAATTGTAAAGAAAACAATCCGTTGGGAGTATGTTGTCATAAGATTATTCAGGAAGCTATCGATAAAGGCTTAACCATGAAATGATTTGAGTTGATATGTTCCCGAGAACTATAAAATCGTTGATATGTTTCCAAATACCGTGAAAGCGCTAAAAAACAGTTGACCTGTTCCCAAGAACGCTGACATCAATAATGGCAACTCGGGCCAGGTGGTCCTGGGAGCGATGGACGGGGGGATCGAATCGATGTGGATCGTTCCGTGGGCACATGCCACCTACGATATCGGTCAGACATTGAAGCGGTTCAGGTCGCTGTATCTCTCCGGAGAAATGGTATCGGGATCGGTTCAGACAGGAACGGTTGAAGGAAAATCTGCCGACTCGGTTTCTCCATAGACGGAGGTGCCGGTATACTTCTCATTGGTGAGGATGTTCTCGATTGTCTTCACCGGCCATTTCTTCTTGCCGGTTGGCGTTGGGACCCACAGCGCTTCAAGCTCCTTCTTGATCCTCACGATACTCCAGCCTTGCTCGTACCAGTCAAAGATCTTCAGGACTATCCTGGCCTCAGCAATGTTGAGGATGAGGCCTTCCTCCTCATTACGATCATACCCATAGCATCTTCTTGAGAATGCCGGTGAGTCGGGATCCATGGTGCTTCTTCTTAGCCCCCATTTGATGTTCTCGCTCTTGTTCTCGCTCTCAGCCTGGGCTATGCCAGCATGGAGTGTGAGCAGCAACTCCCCTGCTTGGCTGAGGAGATGTATCTGCTCATTGTAGAAAAAGACATCCACCTTCAGTTCCTTGAGCCTCCGAAGCGTCACCAGAAAATCAACACAGTTGCGTCCGAACCGGCTGATGGACTTGGTATAGATCATATCGATCTTGCCCGCCTCACAGTCGGCAAGGAGGCTCTGGAAGCCCGGCCTGGAACTGATGGTCCGTCCTGATTTGATGTCGGTATAGGTACCGACATATTCCCAAGCGGGATTCTCCAGAATATCCTCCTTCTCGAAGTCCATCTGGGCCGAGAGGCTATGAAGCTGTCGCTCCTTCTGCGTGCTCACACGACAATACAAGGCAACACGAATACGCTTGAAATATCGCCTGGCTGGAATGACATGTATGATGGGCTTTCTTTTCTCGTCCGGCATGGTTTTTTATAACACGAATGGAAAGGGATGGATAGCGTGAACGAAACATGAGTAGCCAAATCAAAATTGAAAATATCATATATCCAGGCCAAGGACAGACAAGGGTATATATTCAGTAACTTCGCGGTCATCCCAAGGTTTGAGCAGATAGGGATAGCGTCATTACAATTTGACTAAAACTACCTCCAAGGTACACCGCATGGGGATAAAATGGTTCGGGGTCACGTCAATACAAACCTCAGGTTCTTCGTACTCTCGTTTCTTCAACATTAATATTGATGCTTAAAACATCTATTATTGGGGTTTAGTTATTTTACTTAACCCTATTCACAGCCTTCTTGAAACTGCAATGAGGGCTCTTCCTGGAAATGTTCTCGTGCTTCAATAGATAATCTTACATTTACATCTTCCACTAGCCCGGAGTAACAGCAGTGGGAAAGACATTTCATTTATATGGTGGTCATACGCTTGACAGATATACCCCCTAGGGGTATATTGTGTATATGGATGAACGCATCAGAAAGAAAA
It encodes the following:
- a CDS encoding recombinase family protein, producing MTEKCSKCLSGKGSYKIAKALREKKALTKRGGKWSSTVVKEILKNEKYTGDVLFQKTFTDSQFNRHTNRGEKPQYYVKGHHDAIISTEDFEAAQAIIVQRAKEKNIVADDEKYLSRYPFSGKIICAECGATWKRRTHTACKAKYYAYTCNTHLKDKNKCGQLFINETDFEVAFVNMVNKLIFSKKVLLQPFLNSLKSIDQANALTRINELETALEQNFDRRQVLTNLLSKQYIEPALYAKQNSELLAEAEELRNEKEALYRSVNGELENSKAVSRLLKYVNNSAGLAEFDAVAFEAHVDHITVYTRSEIGFALKCGLTLKERL
- a CDS encoding recombinase, which codes for MIDEEKAKQVKKIYKAYLSGLAYVPAAEAAGLKLYHTGAKKMMQNKHYLGDDYYPAIIDNETFVAAEAERVKRQAKLGRVFDDKPAKVSKIATGFKMPKVQIKYDDPFTQAEYVYSLIESEVDV
- a CDS encoding recombinase family protein: MISLASNVTVIPAKKTIGTQKTTDKVQKTRVAAYCRVSTDSDEQETSYETQIEHYTSFINSHPDWVLAGIYADDGISGMNTKKRDEFQRMINDCNEGKIDMVITKSISRFARNTVDCLNYTRALKNKNIGVYFEKENINTLDAKGEVLMTIMASLAQQESESLSANVRLGLQFRYQQGKVQVNHNWFLGYTKDADGHLIIDPEQAEVVKRIYREYLSGKSFLQIKRSLEADGILNGAGNAKWHESNIKQILTNEKYIGDALLQKTYTVDILEKKREANKGQVPKYYVEDSHEAIIPKDIFLKVQEEIARRANLTKGTTKRKRIYSGRYALSGIVFCAHCGDIFRRIKWNNRGCKSTVWRCVSRVEKDGPDCTARTVHEEFLHEVVIKAINEAFREKKAILPLLRENIESSLEEVTSNQIAAIDEQMKSMQQELLATVNSKNTGDELGMEIRRLRDEKQALQNEQASRQDLRTRLDEMMRFLNDLPCELTEYEEDYVRTLLEKITVYDDYFIVEFKSGIEIQIDE
- a CDS encoding metalloregulator ArsR/SmtB family transcription factor, with the translated sequence MARKIQPTERCDCDVIHEETVNQVREKMPQEETLYDLAELFKVFGDSTRIKILWALDEAEMCVCDIAFLLNMTQSAISHQLRVLKQAELVKSRREGKIVFYSLEDEHVKQIFDQGLIHISEESK
- a CDS encoding heavy metal translocating P-type ATPase; the encoded protein is MLKKEIILEGLDCANCAAKIEDEVNKLNGVKAYINFMNKTLTLETESEQEYKNTLQQVETIVHKHEPDVAVKEKSISKSNKKVLILEGLDCANCAAKIEAQTQSLEGVNSATVDFVTKKLTIEAVDKKEFGKILGEVTSIVNKLEPDVKIVDAEKKKVNKSIVMLEGLGCANCAAKMEKEISGLEGVEFAAVDFVSKKLTMEISPKVNRTELNEKIEGIVKKIEPDVKIVFEKDTSKANIKENNEEEEEGVNKKEIIRLVVGGAIFAVGIIFNFQNWLELTLFIISYIIVGGEVVLRAIKGIARGQVFSEHFLMSIATIGAFFVGEYPEGVAVMLFYLVGELFQDIAVGHSRKSISALMDIRPDYANLKVGDEIRKVSPEEVNIGDIIIVKPGEKVPLDGKVIEGNSMVDTAALTGESVPRELEPGNDALSGFINKNGVLTIEVTKDFGDSTVSKILDLVQNASSKKAPTEKFITKFARSYTPIVVFGALALAIIPPLVIPGATFSTWIYRALVFLVISCPCALVISIPLGFFGGIGGASKRGILVKGSNYLEALNNVETVVFDKTGTLTKGVFEVVNINSQIDFTNEELIEYAAFAESHSSHPIALSILKVYNKDVDITKIEDYEEIAGHGILAKVGGKEILAGNSKLMNKENIKYQEVETLGTIVHVAVDKKYAGNIVISDAVKEDSADAIKGLKALGVRNTVMLTGDSKAVGEKIATQLGIDKVYTELLPADKVEKIEDLDAKKSHKGKIVFVGDGINDAPVLARADIGMAMGGLGSDAAIEAADIVIMTDEPSKIVTAIKVAKRTRKIVMQNIVFALGVKAIFLALGAVGVATMWEAVFADMGVAIIAILNAMRVMNTKSI
- the lspA gene encoding signal peptidase II; protein product: MFYIFIITIVTGIDQWTKYLVETQLKPIGAIPIVKDIFHLTYARNTGAAFSILRDKQALLILVTAIVVGALIYYLIKILKTGEVAFKLSLAIIIGGALGNLIDRVRLNYVTDFLDFTLINYPIFNLADVFVVSGVVMLSYMLLFKGDMPKISKM
- a CDS encoding (2Fe-2S)-binding protein; protein product: MGKETLSNCCCGNLGESSCEVEKNNFCPVCGKQGTLVKNITVKNMVLNELVEQIGDNDYYLCMNEECDITYYNTKSNIKVNKQQVKVPIWFKKDADPKYACYCNEVTEEQVIEAVVKLGAKTVKEVNAITGAMKNSNCKENNPLGVCCHKIIQEAIDKGLTMK
- a CDS encoding recombinase family protein, encoding MPDEKRKPIIHVIPARRYFKRIRVALYCRVSTQKERQLHSLSAQMDFEKEDILENPAWEYVGTYTDIKSGRTISSRPGFQSLLADCEAGKIDMIYTKSISRFGRNCVDFLVTLRRLKELKVDVFFYNEQIHLLSQAGELLLTLHAGIAQAESENKSENIKWGLRRSTMDPDSPAFSRRCYGYDRNEEEGLILNIAEARIVLKIFDWYEQGWSIVRIKKELEALWVPTPTGKKKWPVKTIENILTNEKYTGTSVYGETESADFPSTVPV